A portion of the Oryzias melastigma strain HK-1 linkage group LG1, ASM292280v2, whole genome shotgun sequence genome contains these proteins:
- the s1pr5b gene encoding sphingosine 1-phosphate receptor 5b, translating to MTGSSSAKNVSTSLNESFCSNPNSSVIVDHYNYTGKLKDGRCHDGLKPESIALLVLCVIIILENAVVLLAIWRNKKFHLPMFYLLGNLTLSDLLAGIAYIANILMSGPHTLKLTPLLWFLREGGVFITLAASVICLLAIAIERHFTMMAMRPYNGAKRGRMIALIVASWALAGFLGVLPILGWNCIGKMDQCSTVFPLYAKSYILFCVSVFSAVLLAIVVLYARVFHIVRTNTQRQKLGLTSPTRKSLLRKSKKYIALLKTVTIVLGIFIACWLPLFALFLVDFFCSNGNCQVLYKADYFLGLAMINSLLNPIIYTLTNRDMRVAILRLLCLPCLMATGGQIHKFGTFLEYSFSRNEAGSQRMEAGQESIISTGNIINTSSQIKAIYPKLFKS from the coding sequence ATGACGGGTTCAAGTTCTGCAAAAAACGTCTCCACCTCCCTCAACGAGTCCTTCTGCAGCAACCCAAACTCATCTGTCATTGTGGATCACTATAACTACACCGGCAAGCTAAAGGATGGTCGCTGCCATGACGGGCTGAAACCTGAGAGCATCGCGCTGTTGGTGCTGTGTGTTATCATCATCCTGGAGAATGCTGTGGTTCTCCTCGCTATTTGGAGGAACAAGAAGTTCCATCTGCCCATGTTTTACCTTCTGGGAAACTTGACTCTGTCCGACCTTCTGGCTGGGATCGCTTATATAGCTAACATCCTCATGTCTGGACCGCACACCTTAAAACTGACACCTTTGTTGTGGTTCCTCAGAGAAGGAGGGGTCTTCATCACTTTGGCCGCCTCTGTTATTTGTCTGCTGGCCATTGCAATCGAACGCCATTTCACAATGATGGCCATGCGTCCGTACAACGGGGCCAAGCGGGGGCGGATGATTGCCCTTATCGTGGCAAGTTGGGCCCTGGCAGGTTTTCTGGGGGTGCTTCCCATTTTGGGATGGAACTGCATTGGGAAAATGGACCAGTGTTCAACAGTGTTCCCGCTTTACGCCAAAAGCTACATCCTCTTCTGCGTCTCTGTGTTCAGTGCAGTGCTTTTGGCCATCGTGGTCCTTTACGCCCGAGTTTTTCACATTGTGCGCACCAACACACAGCGCCAGAAGCTGGGCCTGACAAGCCCCACGAGAAAAAGTTTGCTAAGGAAGTCTAAGAAATACATAGCCCTACTAAAGACAGTGACGATTGTTCTGGGCATCTTCATCGCTTGCTGGCTGCCTCTCTTTGCCCTCTTCCTCGTAGACTTTTTTTGCTCCAATGGCAACTGCCAAGTACTGTACAAAGCCGACTACTTCCTGGGGCTAGCCATGATCAATTCACTCCTTAACCCCATCATATATACTCTGACCAATCGGGACATGAGAGTGGCCATTCTAAGGCTGCTGTGTCTGCCATGTCTGATGGCCACAGGCGGACAGATCCACAAGTTCGGCACATTCCTGGAGTACAGTTTCAGCAGGAATGAAGCGGGCTCTCAGAGGATGGAAGCGGGGCAGGAGTCGATCATTTCCACCGGGAATATAATCAACACTTCATCTCAAATTAAAGCTATTTATCCCAAGCTCTTCAAGTCGTAG